In Arachis stenosperma cultivar V10309 chromosome 1, arast.V10309.gnm1.PFL2, whole genome shotgun sequence, one DNA window encodes the following:
- the LOC130976117 gene encoding uncharacterized protein LOC130976117 has product MANTFNIVWSGPKLDGKVDYSYWKTLMSTHLKAQNLWNFIELGLQEGADAAQQRRDQLALSQIHQGVDFTVFGKIANAKSAKEAWNTLKLSYKSVDKAQKAKLQSLRREYERYEMSSSKTIEQYFTRVTDLVNKMRVYGEDMPDSKVVEKILRTIPMKYDHVVTTILESHNMDTMTIVELQETMESHISRILEKSEKSTEEALKGRVNFNNVAKSSHTQER; this is encoded by the coding sequence ATGGCAAACACTTTCAATATTGTGTGGTCCGGTCCCAAGTTAGATGGGAAAGTTGATTATAGTTATTGGAAGACTTTAATGTCTACCCATTTGAAGGCCCAAAACCTATGGAATTTCATTGAACTGGGTTTGCAAGAAGGAGCAGATGCTGCCCAACAGAGAAGAGATCAATTGGCGCTATCTCAAATTCATCAAGGAGTAGATTTTACGGTGTTTGGCAAAATAGCAAATGCCAAAAGTGCAAAAGAAGCATGGAACACGTTGAAGCTGTCATACAAAAGCGTAGATAAAGCTCAGAAAGCAAAGTTACAGTCTTTAAGAAGAGAATATGAAAGGTATGAGATGTCTAGCTCAAAAACTATTGAGCAATATTTTACTCGTGTTACAGATCTTGTCAATAAGATGAGAGTCTATGGAGAAGATATGCCCGATAGCAAAGTAGTGGAGAAAATTCTTCGCACCATACCAATGAAGTATGACCATGTGGTGACTACGATACTAGAGTCACACAATATGGATACCATGACGATTGTAGAGTTGCAAGAAACCATGGAAAGCCACATCAGTAGAATACTGGAGAAATCAGAAAAATCAACCGAGGAAGCCCTAAAAGGTCGAGTGAATTTCAACAATGTTGCAAAATCAAGCCATACACAAGAaagatga